A window of the Microbulbifer aggregans genome harbors these coding sequences:
- the folP gene encoding dihydropteroate synthase, with protein sequence MKLTCGNHVLDLSSPQIMAVLNTTPDSFSDGGRYYREGELDLSVAVDRARQMVAEGAAIIDIGGESTRPGAAPVTEEQEYQRVVPVVAAIAGELDVVISVDTSTPAVMHAAAEAGAGLINDVRALQRPGALEAAAASGLPVCLMHMQGQPGTMQANPEYDDVVAEVSAFLQERLRACEEAGIPRHRVVFDPGYGFGKTDEHNLELLRHQAELAPEDIPLLAGLSRKSMIGRLLGREVDERLPGSLALALLAAQRGARILRVHDVAATADALALQQLVDQS encoded by the coding sequence ATGAAACTGACCTGTGGCAATCACGTTCTGGACCTGTCGAGCCCGCAGATCATGGCGGTGCTCAACACGACCCCGGATTCCTTTTCCGACGGCGGTCGCTACTATCGCGAGGGTGAACTTGATCTCAGTGTCGCGGTAGATCGTGCCCGGCAGATGGTTGCCGAGGGCGCAGCCATTATAGATATCGGTGGTGAGTCCACCCGGCCTGGTGCGGCCCCGGTGACCGAAGAGCAGGAGTATCAGCGGGTGGTGCCGGTAGTGGCGGCGATTGCCGGCGAGCTGGACGTGGTCATTTCGGTGGATACCAGCACTCCGGCGGTAATGCACGCGGCCGCAGAAGCCGGTGCGGGCCTGATCAATGATGTCCGCGCCCTGCAACGCCCCGGTGCGCTCGAGGCGGCCGCGGCAAGCGGGCTGCCGGTATGCCTGATGCACATGCAGGGTCAGCCGGGCACCATGCAGGCCAACCCCGAATACGACGATGTGGTTGCCGAGGTTTCGGCTTTCCTGCAGGAGCGACTGCGCGCCTGTGAGGAGGCGGGAATTCCGCGACATCGGGTGGTGTTCGATCCTGGGTACGGATTCGGCAAGACCGATGAGCACAACCTGGAGCTGCTGCGTCACCAGGCGGAGCTGGCACCTGAAGACATCCCCCTGCTGGCGGGCCTGTCGAGGAAGTCCATGATCGGCAGGCTACTCGGGCGGGAAGTGGACGAGCGTCTGCCGGGCAGCCTGGCGCTGGCCCTGCTGGCGGCCCAACGGGGTGCGCGCATACTCAGAGTGCATGACGTGGCGGCTACGGCCGACGCACTGGCGTTGCAGCAGCTGGTGGACCAATCTTAG
- the tpiA gene encoding triose-phosphate isomerase translates to MRKTLVAANWKMNGSREFAGQFFRDLDLNGVDCDVAFCPPFPYLPIVADLLQEAGRPSVSLGAQNVSEREAGAFTGEVSAAMLKDFGVRYVIVGHSERRSLFGETSELVAQKYVAAKEAGLVPILCVGETLEEREASRALEVIGSQLDAVAELAVDDCWKGAVVAYEPVWAIGTGKTATPEQAQAVHEFIRGRLGAAGEEMQIVYGGSVKSANAASLFAQPDIDGALVGGASLDAAEFAGICRAG, encoded by the coding sequence ATGCGTAAAACGCTGGTAGCAGCCAACTGGAAAATGAACGGCAGCCGCGAGTTTGCTGGCCAGTTTTTCAGGGATTTGGATCTCAATGGGGTCGATTGCGATGTAGCATTTTGTCCCCCATTTCCATATCTGCCGATTGTGGCAGATCTGCTGCAGGAAGCGGGGCGTCCGAGTGTGTCCCTTGGGGCGCAAAATGTGAGCGAGCGCGAAGCCGGCGCATTCACCGGTGAAGTGAGCGCTGCGATGCTGAAGGATTTCGGTGTTCGTTACGTGATCGTCGGACACTCGGAGCGACGCAGCCTTTTCGGTGAGACCAGTGAGCTGGTGGCCCAGAAATACGTTGCGGCTAAAGAAGCTGGGCTGGTGCCCATTCTCTGTGTTGGCGAGACCCTGGAGGAGCGCGAAGCATCGCGGGCCCTGGAGGTCATCGGTAGCCAGTTGGATGCCGTGGCCGAGCTGGCCGTGGATGATTGCTGGAAGGGTGCGGTTGTCGCCTATGAGCCGGTCTGGGCCATAGGGACCGGAAAGACCGCCACTCCGGAGCAGGCGCAGGCTGTACACGAATTTATTCGCGGGCGCTTGGGTGCCGCGGGTGAGGAAATGCAGATTGTCTACGGCGGCAGTGTAAAATCTGCCAACGCGGCATCGCTCTTCGCGCAGCCGGATATTGATGGCGCGCTGGTTGGAGGGGCTTCCCTCGATGCAGCGGAGTTCGCAGGCATCTGCCGGGCGGGCTGA
- a CDS encoding YhbY family RNA-binding protein, translating to MPLTADRKKALRTLGHNLKPVVTVAGKGLSEGVLEELNRALEDHELIKVKLMVADRELRHQIIGELCEKSGAELIQEIGKIALIYRAAQKPNARLSNLLR from the coding sequence ATGCCTTTAACCGCCGACCGCAAAAAAGCTCTGCGCACACTCGGCCACAACCTGAAGCCGGTGGTGACCGTAGCCGGCAAGGGGCTCAGCGAGGGCGTCCTCGAGGAGCTGAACCGCGCCCTCGAGGACCACGAGCTGATCAAGGTTAAATTGATGGTGGCTGACCGGGAGCTCCGCCACCAGATTATCGGCGAGCTATGCGAGAAAAGTGGCGCAGAACTGATTCAAGAGATCGGCAAGATCGCCCTGATCTATCGCGCAGCCCAAAAGCCCAACGCCCGCCTGTCCAACCTGCTGCGCTGA
- a CDS encoding tetratricopeptide repeat protein, with protein MFERLVSAPAIMNRSAGTVLRSLAPVVVPMMLAAPAAAVDRSEDALRDLFFGAAMYEAHQEEFFDAIVTLDTELNQYRRLDEPELDPFSAHFGQAQFSVGDLELSYRMHREAGRAIEAVLKGNVPQPVKNEAAYRLAKIHYHKQQPRNALHALEMIEGQVPERVRPEEQFLRARVYMELGRFEEAVALLRDLKGESRLEGFVEFNLGIALLKSGDAERGVRELTALGKERSSDPAKQALYDKTNLLLGTYLMDAGKLELARPYFDRVQLEGPFSNRALLGAGWVEARAGRYDRALVPWKLLQSRQTTNEAVQESMLAVPYAYGKLDVHSTAAINYGFALDKFGNEIDTLTDSIVSIREGKFLEALRRKEANQVKNWVVTLRDIPGAPETHYLLDLMASNDYQEFLRNYRDLNDLFERNLSWLQSLTAYEDIIGLRRSYYEPLLPGLDQKFRQLDARIQMRVEERDKFAARIEQMLVTRRPEYLAFAEEQAALAELKQLRSRTRNQVVGEESLRRLERLEGVLQFRLATEYDARLTEAYKHLEQLNVEIEQLQTAYQSYVRSRQAATHSYTGYDDTIRNLRARLNQSQTRLDMLMARQGKMLETLAIDELERRRAQLESYQIKARFALADSYDRANELQEMREDQRKVEALQKAAEIVVEQDSNEVELGVEPGSEDDEQLPQDNPPELDAPAASEPEQEVAQ; from the coding sequence ATGTTTGAGAGGCTGGTCTCCGCTCCCGCGATCATGAATCGATCCGCCGGGACCGTATTGCGGTCGTTAGCACCTGTTGTGGTGCCCATGATGTTGGCTGCACCGGCTGCCGCTGTGGATCGCAGTGAAGACGCATTGCGGGATCTCTTTTTCGGCGCCGCGATGTACGAGGCTCACCAGGAAGAGTTCTTTGATGCGATCGTGACGCTCGATACGGAGCTCAATCAATATCGCAGGCTGGATGAGCCTGAGCTCGATCCATTCTCCGCGCATTTTGGTCAAGCCCAATTCTCGGTAGGCGATCTCGAGCTTTCCTATCGGATGCACCGCGAGGCGGGGCGTGCCATCGAAGCCGTGTTAAAAGGCAATGTGCCCCAACCGGTTAAAAACGAGGCAGCCTATCGGCTGGCCAAAATTCACTATCACAAGCAGCAACCGCGAAACGCACTGCACGCTCTCGAAATGATCGAGGGGCAGGTGCCTGAGCGGGTTCGCCCCGAAGAGCAGTTTCTGCGCGCCCGGGTTTATATGGAGCTCGGCCGCTTTGAAGAGGCGGTGGCGTTGCTTCGTGACCTCAAGGGTGAGTCCCGGCTCGAGGGCTTTGTCGAATTTAACCTGGGAATCGCACTGCTGAAGTCCGGTGATGCGGAGCGCGGTGTGCGTGAATTGACCGCGCTGGGCAAGGAGCGCAGCTCTGACCCGGCAAAGCAGGCGCTATACGACAAAACCAACCTGTTACTGGGTACCTACTTGATGGACGCCGGCAAGCTGGAGCTGGCGCGCCCCTATTTTGACCGCGTACAGCTTGAGGGGCCCTTCTCCAATAGGGCTTTGCTGGGGGCTGGTTGGGTGGAGGCCCGGGCTGGTCGCTACGACCGCGCGCTGGTGCCCTGGAAACTTCTGCAATCCCGTCAAACCACTAATGAAGCGGTGCAGGAGTCCATGCTGGCGGTGCCTTACGCGTATGGCAAGCTGGACGTACACAGTACAGCGGCGATCAATTACGGTTTTGCGCTGGACAAGTTCGGCAATGAAATCGATACGCTCACAGACTCCATTGTGAGTATCCGTGAGGGCAAGTTCCTCGAGGCCCTGCGCCGCAAAGAGGCCAATCAGGTGAAAAACTGGGTGGTAACCCTGCGGGACATCCCCGGGGCCCCGGAAACCCACTACCTACTCGACCTGATGGCCTCCAATGACTATCAGGAATTCCTGCGCAACTACCGCGATTTGAACGATCTGTTTGAACGCAATTTAAGCTGGTTGCAGAGCCTGACGGCCTATGAAGATATCATCGGTTTGCGCAGGAGCTATTATGAGCCGCTGCTCCCAGGGTTGGATCAGAAGTTCCGACAGTTAGATGCACGAATTCAGATGCGCGTTGAAGAGCGCGATAAGTTCGCAGCCCGTATCGAACAGATGCTAGTCACCCGCCGTCCCGAATACCTGGCCTTTGCTGAAGAACAGGCTGCACTGGCAGAGCTCAAGCAATTGCGGTCGCGCACCCGCAATCAGGTGGTTGGTGAAGAGTCCCTGCGCCGGCTTGAGCGCCTTGAAGGGGTGCTGCAATTCCGATTGGCGACCGAATATGACGCGCGACTGACAGAAGCCTACAAGCACCTGGAGCAGCTCAATGTCGAAATTGAACAGCTGCAAACCGCCTACCAGTCCTATGTCCGTAGTCGTCAGGCAGCCACACACAGCTACACCGGCTACGACGATACCATTCGCAACTTGCGCGCGCGTCTGAATCAGAGTCAGACCCGTCTCGATATGCTGATGGCCCGTCAGGGTAAAATGCTGGAGACCCTGGCTATTGACGAGCTGGAGCGGCGCCGGGCGCAGCTGGAGAGCTACCAGATTAAAGCGCGTTTCGCGTTGGCAGATAGTTATGACCGGGCCAATGAGCTACAGGAGATGCGGGAAGATCAGCGTAAAGTCGAAGCTCTGCAAAAAGCTGCGGAAATCGTGGTAGAGCAAGATTCGAATGAAGTTGAGCTAGGTGTAGAGCCGGGTTCTGAAGACGATGAGCAGCTTCCACAGGACAACCCGCCTGAGCTGGATGCACCGGCTGCAAGCGAGCCGGAACAGGAGGTTGCGCAGTGA
- the secG gene encoding preprotein translocase subunit SecG, giving the protein MEKLVLIFHVLTALSIIGLILLQQGKGAEAGASFGAGASQTVFGSQGSGNFFSRMTAIMATVFFVTSLGLAVLAKQGADTDIDADLPQAPAAVEQPGPAEEVPALESDVPQLDEMPETQAPAVDEIPQAVEGESEEVEEGDQQ; this is encoded by the coding sequence ATGGAAAAGTTGGTTTTAATTTTTCACGTCCTGACAGCCCTGAGCATCATCGGGCTTATTCTGCTTCAGCAGGGCAAGGGCGCAGAAGCCGGTGCCTCTTTTGGTGCGGGTGCTTCACAGACCGTATTCGGCAGTCAGGGTAGTGGTAACTTCTTCTCCCGCATGACCGCCATTATGGCCACCGTATTTTTTGTAACCAGCCTCGGTTTGGCGGTGCTGGCAAAGCAGGGCGCCGATACCGATATCGACGCTGACCTGCCGCAGGCTCCGGCGGCTGTTGAGCAGCCTGGTCCTGCTGAAGAAGTTCCGGCTCTGGAGAGTGATGTGCCGCAGCTGGACGAGATGCCAGAAACCCAGGCGCCTGCAGTCGACGAAATCCCCCAGGCTGTAGAGGGTGAGTCTGAAGAAGTAGAAGAAGGCGACCAGCAGTAA
- the glmM gene encoding phosphoglucosamine mutase, whose protein sequence is MARKYFGTDGIRGHVGKGVITPDFMLRLGYAAGKVLAEQAASKSGHRPSILIGKDTRISGYMFEAALEAGLINAGVDVGLLGPMPTPAIAYLTRTFHAQAGIVISASHNPFQDNGIKFFSAGGSKLPDQVELDIEAALELPMESAENLGKAWRIDDAAARYIEFCKASTPWGFALDDMKVVLDCANGATYHIAPKVFRELGAEVIAIGTSPDGQNINLDCGSTKPAKLQQAVVEQGADLGIAFDGDGDRVLFVDRNGELVDGDELLFIIALHRHEFLGGCSGVVGTQMSNYGFELALKELSIPFERAKVGDRYVLEKMQANGWNLGGESSGHIICADATTTGDGVISALQVLRALEEFGEPLEALRARMKMLPQHMINVRLAHRDGVLDHNDVRSAVSEAEAQLGDRGRVLLRPSGTEPLIRVMVEGVERSEVEQLAGDIARVVERIGNG, encoded by the coding sequence ATGGCGAGAAAGTATTTTGGCACCGACGGTATCCGTGGCCATGTTGGTAAGGGAGTAATCACTCCTGACTTCATGCTGCGCCTGGGCTACGCCGCCGGCAAGGTCCTGGCGGAGCAGGCGGCCAGTAAAAGCGGGCACCGTCCCAGCATCCTGATTGGCAAGGACACCCGGATTTCCGGTTACATGTTTGAGGCTGCGCTGGAGGCCGGATTGATCAACGCCGGTGTTGACGTCGGCCTGCTGGGTCCCATGCCGACGCCGGCTATTGCCTACCTGACGCGGACCTTCCACGCCCAGGCCGGCATCGTGATCAGCGCCTCCCACAATCCCTTCCAGGATAACGGCATCAAGTTCTTCAGTGCCGGTGGCAGCAAGCTCCCTGACCAGGTGGAGCTGGATATCGAGGCGGCGCTAGAGCTGCCGATGGAATCCGCGGAAAACCTGGGTAAAGCCTGGCGTATCGACGACGCGGCAGCCCGCTACATCGAGTTTTGCAAAGCCTCGACCCCCTGGGGATTTGCTCTTGATGACATGAAGGTCGTCCTGGATTGCGCCAATGGCGCCACTTATCACATCGCACCCAAGGTGTTCCGGGAGTTGGGCGCCGAAGTGATTGCCATCGGTACCAGTCCGGACGGGCAGAATATCAACCTGGATTGCGGTTCCACGAAGCCGGCCAAGCTGCAACAGGCGGTAGTTGAGCAGGGCGCTGATCTCGGCATCGCCTTTGATGGCGACGGCGACCGGGTGTTGTTTGTGGATCGCAACGGTGAGCTTGTAGATGGTGACGAGCTGCTGTTTATCATCGCCTTGCACCGGCATGAGTTCCTGGGCGGCTGCAGTGGTGTGGTTGGCACCCAGATGAGTAACTACGGCTTCGAGCTGGCGCTCAAGGAGCTCTCCATTCCTTTCGAACGGGCCAAGGTCGGTGACCGCTACGTTCTCGAGAAAATGCAGGCCAACGGCTGGAACCTTGGTGGTGAGTCCTCCGGCCATATCATCTGTGCTGATGCCACCACTACCGGTGACGGCGTTATCTCGGCCCTGCAGGTATTGCGGGCGCTGGAGGAGTTCGGCGAACCTCTGGAGGCGCTGCGCGCACGCATGAAGATGCTCCCGCAGCATATGATCAATGTGCGCCTCGCCCATCGCGACGGCGTGCTCGACCACAACGATGTGCGCAGTGCGGTTTCCGAGGCGGAGGCTCAGCTCGGGGACCGGGGGCGGGTGCTATTGCGGCCCTCGGGTACTGAACCGCTCATCCGTGTGATGGTAGAGGGGGTCGAGCGCAGTGAGGTGGAGCAGTTAGCCGGGGATATTGCCCGGGTGGTCGAGCGTATCGGCAATGGCTGA
- the rlmE gene encoding 23S rRNA (uridine(2552)-2'-O)-methyltransferase RlmE — translation MGRSKSSHRWLREHFNDPYVKQSQKEGYRSRASYKLQELQKKDRLIKPGMTVVDLGAAPGGWSQVAAELVGHKGHVLASDILPMDPLAGVDFVQGDFTEESVLNTLLERLGDERADLVISDMAPNMSGVRDVDQPASMYLVELAVDMARQVLKPGGGFVAKVFQGEGFDELIRDLRANYSSVVTRKPGASRPRSREVYVVARGFKGG, via the coding sequence ATGGGCCGATCCAAAAGCAGCCACCGCTGGCTGCGTGAGCATTTCAATGATCCCTACGTCAAGCAGTCCCAGAAAGAGGGTTACCGCTCCAGGGCAAGCTACAAGCTGCAGGAGCTGCAGAAGAAGGATCGCCTGATCAAACCCGGGATGACGGTGGTGGATCTGGGCGCGGCGCCGGGTGGCTGGTCGCAGGTGGCGGCTGAACTGGTGGGTCACAAGGGCCATGTGCTGGCTTCAGACATCCTCCCCATGGATCCTCTCGCCGGAGTGGACTTTGTTCAGGGTGACTTCACCGAGGAGTCCGTCCTCAATACGTTGCTGGAGCGCTTGGGCGATGAGCGGGCGGACCTTGTGATTTCCGATATGGCCCCAAATATGAGTGGAGTGCGCGATGTCGATCAGCCCGCCTCCATGTATCTGGTGGAGCTGGCTGTGGATATGGCGCGTCAGGTACTGAAGCCCGGCGGTGGCTTTGTGGCCAAGGTGTTTCAGGGGGAGGGTTTCGACGAGCTCATCCGTGACCTGCGTGCGAACTACAGCAGTGTCGTGACCCGAAAGCCCGGTGCATCCAGGCCTCGCTCGCGAGAGGTCTATGTGGTGGCGCGAGGGTTCAAAGGCGGCTAA
- a CDS encoding S41 family peptidase has protein sequence MRDCLSLSHPLRILALSVLLGACGGGGGGGSSSQNPSADDSGGSTGTTWQPGVFQPSETFAARCESPRSGTNSSTGRPYDDVAGTALDEKNWLRSWTSELYLWYDEVEDRDPAEYEVLEYFDLLVTEELTETGAPKDNFHFSLPTSDWQSQTQSGVAVGYGFQWAIIEARPPRDVAVAYWDQENSVGLPPRGTKVVTVDGVDVVWANDQASVDTLNAAFFPGSVGEEHTFTFEYADGSRETVTFTARALATDPVQNVRVIDAAMGRQVGYLLFTDHIATAENELKGAVESLAAAGIDELVLDLRYNGGGLLAIASQLAYMIAGDVPTAGRVFEELVFNDQYSGVNPVTGEPLQPMPFFSTTLGFSSLPSELPLPTLDLQRVFVLTGASTCSASESIINGLRGVDLEVIQVGSTTCGKPYGFYPTDNCGTTYFSIQFQGRNDKGFGEYPAGFTPGGSGPAGVIGCQVADDFSRDLGDPAEWRLSAALSFIETGSCQGSLASSSSYRADGGALSAGGRDKDARVLKPVWQENRILDRGGER, from the coding sequence ATGCGGGATTGTCTCTCCCTTTCTCATCCGTTGCGTATCCTCGCGCTTTCCGTCCTTCTCGGTGCCTGCGGCGGCGGAGGTGGCGGGGGCTCCTCGTCCCAGAACCCTTCTGCCGACGATTCCGGAGGAAGTACCGGCACCACTTGGCAGCCCGGTGTGTTCCAGCCCTCAGAGACCTTCGCCGCGCGCTGTGAGTCCCCCCGCAGTGGTACCAACTCCAGCACCGGGCGCCCCTATGACGATGTCGCCGGCACAGCCCTGGACGAAAAGAACTGGCTCCGCTCCTGGACCAGTGAGCTCTACCTCTGGTACGACGAGGTCGAGGATCGTGACCCAGCCGAATACGAAGTGCTGGAGTATTTCGACTTGCTGGTGACCGAGGAGCTGACCGAGACAGGTGCGCCCAAGGACAACTTCCATTTTTCGCTACCCACGTCGGATTGGCAGTCCCAGACCCAGTCCGGTGTGGCCGTGGGTTACGGTTTTCAGTGGGCCATCATCGAGGCGCGGCCACCGCGGGATGTGGCGGTAGCCTACTGGGATCAGGAAAATTCCGTCGGATTGCCGCCGCGGGGTACCAAGGTGGTGACGGTAGACGGCGTCGATGTGGTCTGGGCCAATGACCAGGCGAGCGTCGATACCCTGAACGCCGCTTTTTTCCCAGGCAGTGTTGGCGAAGAGCACACTTTTACCTTCGAGTATGCGGATGGCTCCCGGGAGACGGTGACCTTCACCGCTCGCGCCCTCGCCACGGACCCGGTCCAGAATGTACGGGTGATCGATGCGGCGATGGGACGCCAGGTGGGCTATCTGCTGTTCACCGACCATATCGCTACCGCGGAGAATGAGCTGAAGGGCGCCGTGGAGTCACTCGCTGCAGCCGGTATCGACGAGCTGGTTCTGGATCTCCGTTACAACGGTGGTGGCCTGCTCGCCATCGCCAGTCAGCTGGCTTATATGATCGCCGGCGATGTCCCCACGGCGGGGCGGGTTTTCGAGGAGCTGGTATTCAACGACCAGTATTCCGGAGTGAATCCTGTCACTGGCGAACCGCTGCAGCCGATGCCGTTTTTCAGCACGACACTCGGTTTCAGCAGTCTGCCCAGTGAACTGCCTCTGCCGACACTCGACCTGCAGCGGGTGTTCGTGTTGACCGGAGCCAGCACCTGCTCCGCCAGCGAATCAATCATCAATGGCCTGCGCGGTGTTGATCTGGAAGTAATCCAGGTGGGTAGTACCACCTGTGGCAAACCTTACGGTTTTTATCCCACCGATAATTGCGGCACCACTTACTTCTCTATTCAGTTTCAGGGACGGAATGACAAGGGGTTTGGTGAATACCCGGCGGGTTTCACCCCCGGTGGGAGTGGTCCGGCTGGCGTGATTGGCTGTCAGGTGGCCGACGACTTCAGTCGCGATCTGGGGGATCCGGCGGAGTGGCGGTTGTCGGCTGCACTGAGCTTTATCGAAACCGGCAGTTGCCAGGGCAGTCTTGCCAGTTCCAGCAGCTACCGTGCCGATGGGGGAGCCCTGTCTGCCGGAGGCCGTGACAAGGATGCCCGGGTTCTGAAGCCTGTCTGGCAGGAGAACCGGATCCTCGACAGAGGGGGGGAGCGCTGA
- the ftsH gene encoding ATP-dependent zinc metalloprotease FtsH, translated as MAKNLVLWLVIAAVLLMVFQNFKPQTRDEALSYSQFVQDVQSGQVKSVVVDGLTITGEKADGSRFKTIQPQIIDDELTNELVRSNVQFVGREPEEASLWQQLLVASFPILIIIAVFMFFMRQMQGGAGGRSGPMAFGKSKARLLGEDQIKTTFADVAGVDEAKEDVQELVEFLRDPTKFQRLGGNIPRGVLMAGPPGTGKTLLAKAIAGEAKVPFFSISGSDFVEMFVGVGASRVRDMFDQAKKQAPCIIFIDEIDAVGRHRGAGVGGGHDEREQTLNQLLVEMDGFEGNEGVIVIAATNRPDVLDHALLRPGRFDRQVFVGLPDIRGREQILKVHMRKVPLDDKVSAQTIARGTPGFSGADLANLVNEAALFAARANRRMVGMDEFERARDKIMMGAERKSMVMSEKEKVNTAYHEAGHAIIGRLVPEHDPVHKVTIIPRGRALGVTQFLPEEDKYSISKRAIESQLCSLFGGRIAEEMTLGVDGVTTGASNDIERATELARNMVTKWGLSEKLGPLHYGEDESGQPGAGNPISGKTSNEIDTEVRRIIDDCYDRAHKLLEENRDILEAMKDALMEYETLDAEQVDDLMARRKVRPPRDWHDPDVGAGGNGKPEAAEKEGEAGESDEGNPVGGPLNGH; from the coding sequence ATGGCGAAGAATCTGGTGCTGTGGTTGGTCATCGCGGCGGTGCTGCTGATGGTCTTTCAGAACTTCAAACCGCAGACCCGGGATGAGGCCCTCAGTTATTCCCAGTTTGTCCAGGATGTGCAGTCCGGGCAGGTAAAGAGTGTTGTCGTGGACGGCCTCACCATTACCGGCGAGAAGGCCGACGGCAGTCGCTTCAAGACTATTCAGCCGCAGATCATCGATGACGAGCTCACCAACGAGCTGGTGCGCAGTAATGTCCAGTTTGTCGGTCGCGAGCCCGAGGAGGCCAGCCTGTGGCAGCAGCTGCTGGTGGCCAGCTTCCCGATCCTGATCATCATCGCTGTCTTTATGTTCTTTATGCGCCAGATGCAGGGCGGTGCCGGTGGGCGTTCCGGCCCCATGGCGTTCGGCAAGAGTAAGGCGCGCCTGTTGGGCGAGGATCAGATCAAGACCACCTTTGCCGATGTGGCCGGCGTGGATGAGGCTAAAGAGGACGTGCAGGAGCTGGTGGAGTTCCTGCGCGATCCGACTAAATTCCAGCGTCTGGGCGGCAACATTCCTCGCGGCGTACTGATGGCGGGCCCTCCCGGCACTGGTAAGACGCTGCTGGCCAAGGCCATCGCCGGCGAGGCCAAGGTGCCGTTTTTCTCCATTTCCGGTTCTGACTTCGTAGAGATGTTCGTCGGTGTGGGCGCCTCCCGGGTGCGGGACATGTTCGACCAGGCCAAGAAGCAGGCCCCTTGCATCATCTTCATCGACGAGATCGACGCCGTTGGCCGTCATCGCGGTGCCGGTGTGGGCGGTGGACACGATGAGCGCGAGCAGACGCTGAACCAGCTGCTGGTCGAGATGGACGGTTTCGAGGGCAACGAAGGCGTTATCGTCATTGCTGCCACCAACCGCCCGGATGTGCTCGACCACGCGCTGTTGCGCCCGGGCCGCTTTGACCGTCAGGTTTTCGTCGGCCTGCCGGATATCCGCGGTCGCGAGCAGATCCTCAAAGTGCACATGCGCAAAGTGCCGCTGGATGACAAGGTCTCGGCGCAGACCATCGCCCGCGGCACCCCCGGTTTCTCTGGTGCCGACCTGGCCAACCTAGTCAACGAGGCGGCCCTGTTTGCCGCCCGCGCCAACCGCCGGATGGTCGGCATGGACGAATTCGAGCGCGCCCGGGACAAGATCATGATGGGCGCCGAGCGCAAGTCCATGGTGATGAGCGAGAAGGAAAAGGTGAACACCGCCTACCATGAGGCGGGGCACGCGATTATTGGTCGCCTGGTGCCCGAGCACGATCCGGTACACAAGGTCACCATCATCCCCCGTGGCCGCGCGCTGGGTGTGACCCAGTTCCTGCCGGAAGAGGACAAGTACAGTATTTCCAAGCGGGCAATCGAATCCCAGCTCTGTTCCCTGTTTGGTGGTCGTATCGCGGAAGAAATGACCCTGGGTGTGGATGGTGTCACCACTGGTGCATCAAATGACATCGAGCGGGCAACAGAGCTCGCCCGCAATATGGTGACCAAGTGGGGCCTGTCCGAGAAGCTGGGTCCGCTGCACTACGGTGAGGACGAGAGTGGCCAGCCAGGTGCGGGTAACCCGATCTCTGGCAAGACCTCAAACGAGATCGATACCGAGGTGCGCCGTATCATCGATGACTGCTACGACCGTGCCCACAAGTTGCTAGAGGAGAACCGTGACATTCTTGAAGCGATGAAAGACGCGCTGATGGAATACGAGACGCTGGATGCCGAACAGGTGGACGACCTGATGGCGCGTCGCAAGGTGCGTCCTCCGCGCGACTGGCATGATCCGGATGTGGGTGCTGGCGGCAATGGCAAGCCTGAGGCGGCAGAGAAAGAAGGTGAGGCCGGTGAGTCTGACGAAGGCAATCCGGTTGGTGGGCCCCTGAACGGGCACTAA